A section of the Carassius carassius chromosome 17, fCarCar2.1, whole genome shotgun sequence genome encodes:
- the atf1 gene encoding cyclic AMP-dependent transcription factor ATF-1 has protein sequence MEEVQQNNSNGSDQTVAIPTTITASHISQIAQMSLGGNPVTVVQLPSGQFQVQSVIQSAQSSVIQSPPAQAQGQASDSDDSQESSDSGASNQKSREILARRPSYRKILNDLSAEEVVTQNEGEEESSTSSAITSVSLPTPIYQTSTGQYIAISSNGSLQLASAGSEGVQGLQTLTMTNSNPNQPTILQYAQTADGQQILLPSNQVVLQGAGGEMQAYQIRSSSSSLPQTVVMTSPVISSQGKSDDPQMKREIRLAKNREAARECRRKKKEYVKCLENRVAVLENQNKTLIEELKTLKDLYCVKTG, from the exons ATGGAGGAGGTCCAGCAGAATAACAGTAATGGCTCCGATCAAACTGTTGCCATCCCCACAACTATAACTGCCTCTCACATATCACAGATAGCACAG ATGTCTCTGGGTGGGAATCCAGTGACAGTGGTTCAGCTGCCCAGCGGTCAGTTCCAGGTTCAAAGTGTGATTCAGTCAGCACAGTCATCAGTTATCCAGTCTCCACCAGCACAAGCACAG GGCCAAGCATCTGACAGTGATGATTCTCAGGAATCAAGTGACAGTGGAGCATCTAACCAGAAATCAAGAGAGATCTTGGCTCGGCGCCCATCCTACAG GAAGATTCTAAATGATCTATCAGCTGAGGAAGTGGTGACTCAGAATGAGGGAGAAGAGGAAAGCTCAACCTCCTCTGCCATAACAAGCGTTTCACTCCCTACCCCGATCTACCAGACAAGCACTGGGCAATATA TTGCGATTTCATCCAATGGCTCTCTGCAGTTGGCGAGTGCTGGTTCAGAGGGTGTGCAAGGCCTGCAGACTCTCACCATGACCAACTCGAACCCAAACCAGCCAACTATCCTGCAATACGCTCAGACTGCCGACGGACAACAGATTCTGCTGCCTAGTAACCAAGTGGTGCTCCAAG GTGCAGGGGGAGAAATGCAAGCTTATCAGATCCGCTCTTCTTCCTCCTCGCTGCCTCAGACCGTCGTCATGACATCACCTGTTATCAGCTCTCAGGGCAAAAGCGATGACCCGCAAATGAAGAGAGAGATACGCCTGGCGAAGAACAG GGAGGCAGCCAGAGAGTGCCGCAGAAAGAAAAAGGAGTATGTGAAATGTTTGGAGAACCGTGTGGCTGTCCTGGAGAATCAGAACAAGACTCTTATCGAGGAGCTCAAGACATTAAAAGACCTGTACTGTGTTAAAACTGGCTAA
- the LOC132160504 gene encoding N6-adenosine-methyltransferase TMT1A-like, with the protein MTRFMNACAFLVKVLTLPLQIAEVIGLMSIYKRVFPLIVYKLSFSYNDKMNENKRELFRNLEKFFPPKGSLRILEVGCGSGANFEHYPTGCRITCIEPNPHFQKYLEKSMAKNDHLVYDSFIVASGENLKAVESNAMDVVVCTLVLCTVQDTQKVLQEAKRVLRPGGAFFFLEHVVSDPSSWIYFFQHVLQPFWYYFGDGCETTRATWKLLEAAGFSDLQLRHIQAPLFFMIKPHIVGYAVK; encoded by the exons ATGACGCGGTTTATGAACGCTTGCGCTTTTTTAGTCAAAGTCCTCACTCTACCTCTGCAAATTGCGGAGGTGATTGGACTTATGTCGATTTACAAACGCGTCTTTCCTTTAATCGTCTATAAATTATCGTTCTCCTACAATGAtaaaatgaacgaaaacaaaaGGGAACTATTTCGAAACCTGGAAAAATTCTTCCCCCCGAAAGGCTCTCTGCGCATCCTGGAGGTGGGCTGCGGATCCGGGGCGAACTTTGAGCATTACCCGACGGGCTGCAGGATCACATGCATCGAACCCAACCCGCATTTCCAAAAGTACTTAGAGAAAAGCATGGCGAAGAACGACCACCTCGTTTATGACAGCTTCATAGTGGCGTCGGGGGAGAATCTAAAGGCGGTGGAGAGCAACGCAATGGATGTTGTGGTGTGCACGCTGGTTCTGTGCACAGTCCAGGACACGCAGAAGGTTCTGCAAGAAGCAAAGAGAGTTCTGAGGCCT ggAGGTGCATTTTTCTTCCTTGAACATGTGGTGTCTGACCCCTCAAGCTGGATTTACTTTTTTCAACATGTTCTTCAACCATTCTG GTATTATTTCGGTGATGGCTGTGAGACAACCCGTGCTACTTGGAAGCTGCTTGAGGCAGCTGGATTCTCGGACCTGCAGCTACGTCACATCCAAGCTCCTCTGTTTTTTATGATCAAACCACATATTGTTGGTTATGCAGTCAAATGA